A genomic window from Lebetimonas sp. JH292 includes:
- a CDS encoding metallophosphoesterase, with amino-acid sequence MKIGIISDTHKKPGRAKKAIDLLLSKNIEFMLHAGDIVRVEVLEYLEKKIRYVAVLGNNDHHLYSVIDKYNLVTEPYYFKLANKTWKLMHYPKYMFPLETDIIVYGHTHDVDISYNGKNLILNPGEVCARDHGFSTCMTLDIEPHKYIVTLYYRKVGDSEWKEKKKEFIF; translated from the coding sequence TTGAAAATAGGTATTATTTCAGATACACATAAAAAACCGGGAAGGGCCAAAAAAGCAATAGATTTGCTTTTGAGCAAAAATATAGAATTTATGCTTCATGCGGGAGATATTGTTAGAGTCGAAGTTTTGGAATATTTAGAAAAGAAAATCAGATATGTGGCTGTTCTTGGTAATAACGACCACCATTTATACAGTGTAATTGATAAATATAATCTTGTAACAGAACCTTATTATTTTAAACTTGCAAACAAAACATGGAAATTAATGCATTATCCAAAATATATGTTTCCTTTGGAAACCGATATAATTGTTTACGGGCACACGCATGATGTGGATATAAGCTATAACGGTAAAAATTTGATTCTTAATCCGGGTGAAGTTTGTGCAAGAGACCACGGATTTTCTACATGTATGACTTTGGATATTGAGCCTCATAAATATATTGTAACGCTTTATTACAGAAAAGTTGGTGATAGTGAATGGAAAGAAAAGAAAAAAGAATTTATTTTTTAA
- a CDS encoding MqnA/MqnD/SBP family protein — protein sequence MDTESETSNMLKNVLNLKGQVVIGDKAFREKNCIDLAEIWYQKYKLPFVFALFCANKNQKEYKKLINKFLRKKQKVPFLTLKKYATRLGISTKEAKDYLDNIIYYPLGWREKKALKLFWRKSDEYLRNRKITRN from the coding sequence ATGGATACTGAAAGCGAAACATCCAATATGTTAAAAAATGTTTTAAATTTAAAAGGGCAGGTTGTAATAGGAGACAAAGCTTTCAGGGAAAAAAACTGCATTGATTTAGCCGAAATTTGGTATCAAAAATATAAACTTCCTTTTGTATTTGCTCTTTTTTGCGCAAATAAAAACCAAAAAGAATATAAAAAACTGATAAATAAATTTTTAAGAAAAAAACAAAAAGTGCCTTTTCTTACACTTAAAAAATATGCTACAAGACTTGGAATTTCCACAAAAGAGGCAAAAGATTATTTAGACAATATTATTTATTATCCTCTCGGATGGAGGGAGAAAAAAGCCCTTAAACTGTTTTGGAGAAAATCAGATGAATATTTACGAAATAGAAAAATTACCAGAAATTGA
- a CDS encoding molybdopterin molybdotransferase MoeA produces the protein MAHISFEESQRILKENLPEVKDIEKVFLDNALNRILAQDIVAKYDNPYMPTASMDGYAIKYDDIDKEIKIIGKNPAGSFEFNKISNGETVKTFTGSFMPEGSDTLVPIENVEVINDRLIIKEKVEKGYSVRPVGEDFKKGEILLKKGTIIKAGEIGVLASLGISSVYVVRKPVVSIITTGEEIADINDEVRLGQIRSSNNYTLNALARSLGYESHNLGIAGDKKNEIKEKILNALDSSDIVVTTGGVSVGDFDFVKEVTGEFDVLFHGVNIKPGQWIMVARAGSKYIVSLPGFPYSSFVTFLLYVAPIADSFENKKSVEFLSATLRDDFKKVFKKTQFVAVNLSFENGKYIVDIRGKKSGSSAILTNLITTKALMWLDEGLYELKAGSEVRIIKFY, from the coding sequence ATGGCACATATAAGTTTTGAAGAGTCACAAAGAATTTTAAAAGAGAATTTACCAGAAGTTAAAGATATTGAAAAAGTTTTTTTGGATAACGCCCTGAATAGAATTTTAGCCCAAGATATAGTAGCAAAATATGACAATCCTTATATGCCGACCGCTTCTATGGACGGGTATGCAATAAAATATGACGACATCGACAAAGAAATAAAAATAATAGGCAAAAACCCTGCCGGAAGTTTTGAATTTAATAAAATAAGTAACGGCGAAACCGTTAAAACATTTACAGGTTCGTTTATGCCGGAAGGGAGTGATACTCTTGTCCCTATTGAAAATGTTGAAGTTATAAATGACAGATTAATAATAAAAGAAAAAGTTGAAAAAGGGTATTCAGTGAGACCTGTGGGGGAGGATTTTAAAAAAGGGGAAATTTTATTAAAAAAAGGGACTATAATAAAAGCCGGTGAAATTGGCGTTTTGGCAAGTTTAGGAATAAGCAGCGTATATGTGGTAAGAAAACCTGTTGTTTCAATTATTACCACCGGGGAGGAAATTGCAGATATTAATGATGAAGTAAGGCTTGGGCAAATCAGAAGCTCCAATAATTATACCCTGAATGCTCTTGCACGAAGTTTGGGGTATGAATCTCATAATTTGGGAATTGCTGGGGATAAAAAAAATGAAATAAAAGAAAAAATTTTAAATGCGCTTGATTCAAGTGATATTGTTGTTACCACGGGGGGTGTCAGTGTGGGGGATTTTGATTTTGTAAAAGAAGTTACGGGTGAATTTGATGTTTTGTTTCACGGGGTCAATATAAAGCCTGGCCAGTGGATTATGGTGGCAAGGGCCGGCAGTAAATATATAGTTTCGCTTCCAGGGTTTCCATACAGTTCGTTTGTTACGTTTCTTTTGTATGTTGCTCCTATTGCCGACAGTTTTGAAAATAAAAAATCTGTTGAATTCTTAAGTGCAACTCTAAGGGATGATTTTAAAAAGGTTTTTAAAAAAACACAGTTTGTTGCTGTGAATTTATCTTTTGAAAATGGTAAATATATTGTAGATATTAGAGGTAAAAAAAGCGGCAGCAGTGCCATTTTGACCAATCTTATAACAACAAAGGCCCTGATGTGGCTTGATGAGGGGCTTTATGAATTAAAAGCGGGAAGCGAAGTTAGAATTATTAAATTTTATTAA
- the topA gene encoding type I DNA topoisomerase, which translates to MSKNLIIVESPAKAKTIKNFLGKNYEVVASKGHIRDLPKTSFGIKIEDDKFFPQYRVTKDHQDIAKKLKELAKKSENIYIATDEDREGEAIGFHIANVIGKNPEELPRIVFHEITKTAIKNALKTPKKLDINRVNAQQARRLLDRIVGYKLSPLLNKKIQKGLSAGRVQSSALKLIVDREREIKAFVPQEYWSIEGVFKNKAGSLIKYNGKKLDKFDIKTKDEAGKIVNELKPLEYTVTKIEKKKTKVKSPAPFMTSTLQQVASSELGFGPRRTMQIAQKLYEGVKTPVGETGIITYMRTDSLNIAKEAQDGAVKFIKENIGENYAQAKTYKTKSSGAQEAHEAIRPVDVRLTPEDLKNYLTKDELKSYTLIYNRFLASQMKDAEYETQNIYISNELGEFKISGKKLIFDGFYKVYGKPSADELLPEFSKGEKLKPDDVKATQHFTKPPERYTEASLIKKLESLGIGRPSTYAPTVTLLQNRNYVEVKDKKLFPTEIAFNVIETLEKHFPNIVDANFTANMEEMLDKIAENKKDWQEVLKEFYKPFMDMIDKGYKEIPSQKIAKPIDETCPLCGAPLVIRKGRFGEFIACSSYPKCKYTRPLEEEKVKKADVKCDKCGADMVIKKGKNGEFLACSNYPKCKNTKPLNPPEILEDVKCPECGGDIIKRKSRRGEFYGCSNYPKCKFISKYRPTNEKCPECGYLMAKRTYRGKEVLECIKCKTRKDI; encoded by the coding sequence TTGAGTAAGAATTTGATAATAGTAGAATCTCCCGCAAAAGCAAAAACAATTAAAAATTTTTTAGGTAAAAATTATGAAGTTGTGGCGAGTAAAGGGCATATAAGGGATTTGCCCAAAACTTCTTTTGGTATAAAAATAGAAGATGATAAATTTTTTCCTCAGTATCGCGTTACCAAAGACCATCAGGATATTGCAAAAAAACTGAAAGAACTTGCAAAAAAATCAGAAAATATCTATATAGCCACTGATGAAGACAGAGAAGGTGAGGCGATAGGGTTTCACATAGCAAACGTAATAGGCAAAAATCCGGAAGAACTTCCTAGAATTGTGTTTCATGAAATTACAAAAACCGCTATAAAAAATGCATTAAAAACACCAAAAAAGCTTGATATTAACAGAGTAAACGCCCAGCAGGCAAGAAGACTTCTTGATCGGATTGTGGGTTATAAACTCTCACCCCTACTTAATAAAAAAATTCAAAAAGGTTTAAGCGCCGGCAGGGTTCAAAGTTCTGCTCTTAAACTTATAGTGGACAGAGAAAGGGAAATCAAAGCGTTTGTTCCTCAGGAATACTGGAGTATAGAAGGTGTTTTTAAAAACAAGGCCGGAAGTTTAATTAAATATAACGGCAAAAAACTTGATAAATTTGATATAAAAACAAAAGATGAAGCGGGAAAAATTGTAAATGAATTAAAACCTCTTGAATATACAGTAACTAAAATAGAAAAGAAAAAAACAAAAGTAAAATCCCCAGCTCCTTTTATGACTTCAACACTTCAGCAGGTTGCAAGCAGCGAGCTCGGATTTGGCCCGAGAAGAACAATGCAGATAGCGCAAAAACTTTATGAAGGTGTTAAAACCCCTGTGGGCGAGACTGGTATTATCACCTATATGAGAACTGACAGTTTAAATATTGCAAAAGAAGCCCAGGATGGGGCAGTGAAATTTATAAAAGAAAATATAGGTGAAAATTATGCCCAGGCTAAAACATACAAAACTAAATCATCAGGTGCCCAAGAAGCACATGAAGCAATAAGACCGGTTGATGTGAGACTGACTCCGGAGGATTTAAAAAACTATTTAACTAAAGATGAATTAAAATCATATACTTTGATTTATAACAGATTTTTGGCATCTCAGATGAAAGATGCCGAATATGAAACTCAAAATATTTATATTTCCAATGAATTAGGTGAATTTAAAATAAGCGGTAAAAAACTGATTTTTGACGGATTTTATAAAGTTTACGGAAAACCGAGCGCAGATGAATTATTACCTGAATTCAGTAAAGGCGAAAAATTAAAACCGGATGATGTAAAAGCAACCCAGCATTTTACAAAACCGCCTGAAAGATACACGGAGGCAAGTCTTATTAAAAAACTCGAATCTCTTGGAATCGGAAGGCCTTCCACTTACGCCCCGACCGTCACTTTGCTTCAAAACAGAAATTATGTTGAGGTAAAAGATAAAAAACTTTTTCCGACAGAAATTGCCTTTAATGTTATTGAAACGCTTGAAAAACATTTTCCAAATATAGTGGATGCGAATTTTACTGCGAATATGGAAGAAATGCTCGATAAAATTGCGGAAAACAAAAAAGACTGGCAGGAAGTGTTAAAAGAATTTTACAAACCTTTTATGGATATGATTGATAAAGGATATAAAGAAATCCCCTCACAAAAAATTGCAAAACCAATTGATGAGACATGCCCTTTATGCGGGGCGCCTCTTGTTATCAGAAAAGGGAGATTCGGAGAGTTTATAGCCTGCAGCAGCTACCCGAAATGTAAATATACAAGGCCATTGGAAGAAGAAAAAGTAAAAAAAGCCGATGTCAAATGTGACAAATGCGGGGCCGACATGGTTATTAAAAAAGGAAAAAACGGGGAGTTTTTGGCATGCAGCAATTATCCGAAATGTAAAAACACAAAACCGCTTAACCCTCCCGAAATTCTTGAAGATGTAAAATGCCCGGAATGTGGCGGGGATATAATAAAAAGAAAATCCCGTAGAGGCGAGTTTTACGGTTGCAGCAATTATCCGAAATGCAAATTTATTTCCAAATATCGTCCCACCAATGAAAAATGTCCGGAATGCGGATATTTAATGGCCAAGCGTACATACAGGGGAAAAGAAGTACTTGAATGTATAAAATGCAAAACAAGGAAAGATATTTGA
- the nspC gene encoding carboxynorspermidine decarboxylase, translating to MIKTPAYIIEEEKLENNLKILEYVQKQANCKILLALKGYAAWSTFDLLEKYLSGATASGLWEAKLGNMKPWEVHTYSPAYKEDEIDEIADISHTVVFNSFNQLERFENRVKDKALIGLRINPGVSSAPVALYDPCAPFSRLGITKENFKANKLKNISGLHFHALCEQLDTALEKTLEGFENNFGEYIKDMEWVNFGGGHHITRKEYNVENLIKLIKEFKNRYPNIKDVYLEPGEAVGLNAGYLETEVLDIIDNGMKIAILDTSAEAHMPDVLAMPYRPEVRGAGKGGEKKYTYRFGGVTCLAGDVIGDYSFDEPLKVGDRVIFEDMAIYTYVKNTAFNGVRLPSIVIKRKNGEFFVSREFHYEDFRDRLS from the coding sequence ATGATAAAAACTCCGGCTTATATAATAGAAGAAGAAAAATTAGAAAACAATTTAAAAATACTTGAATATGTACAAAAACAGGCAAATTGTAAAATACTTTTGGCTCTTAAAGGATATGCCGCATGGTCTACATTTGATTTATTGGAAAAATATTTAAGCGGAGCTACCGCGAGCGGTCTTTGGGAAGCAAAGCTTGGGAATATGAAACCCTGGGAAGTTCATACCTACTCACCAGCATATAAAGAAGATGAAATAGATGAAATAGCCGATATTTCCCATACAGTTGTTTTTAATTCATTTAATCAGCTTGAAAGATTTGAAAACAGGGTTAAGGATAAAGCTTTAATAGGGCTTAGGATAAATCCCGGTGTTTCAAGCGCCCCTGTGGCGCTTTACGACCCTTGTGCCCCTTTTAGCCGTCTTGGAATTACAAAGGAAAATTTTAAAGCAAATAAATTAAAAAATATAAGCGGTCTGCATTTTCATGCTCTCTGCGAGCAGTTAGACACTGCTTTGGAGAAAACTCTTGAAGGGTTTGAGAACAATTTCGGTGAATACATTAAAGATATGGAATGGGTAAATTTTGGTGGGGGTCATCATATTACAAGAAAAGAATATAATGTTGAAAATTTAATAAAATTAATTAAGGAATTTAAAAACCGTTATCCTAATATCAAAGATGTTTATCTCGAACCGGGCGAAGCGGTAGGGCTAAATGCAGGATATCTTGAAACAGAGGTGCTTGATATAATTGATAACGGAATGAAAATAGCAATTCTTGACACTTCGGCGGAAGCCCATATGCCTGATGTCCTTGCTATGCCTTACCGCCCGGAAGTTAGAGGCGCTGGAAAAGGGGGTGAGAAAAAATATACTTACAGGTTTGGTGGAGTTACATGTTTGGCCGGCGATGTCATAGGAGATTATAGCTTTGATGAGCCTCTAAAAGTAGGAGATAGGGTTATATTTGAAGATATGGCAATTTATACTTATGTGAAAAACACTGCATTTAACGGGGTAAGACTTCCTTCAATTGTAATAAAAAGAAAAAATGGAGAGTTTTTTGTATCCCGTGAATTTCATTACGAGGATTTCAGGGATAGGCTCAGTTGA
- a CDS encoding DUF996 domain-containing protein, with the protein MKGKVLDFNFQEGKGIISGDDDKRYEFEIKEWKEQTPPQKNDTVDFEVNEEKALKIYLLETPDKKIKENIKTFGGSGGVLLLIAGFFSPIPHIGAAISLLASVVGFILMAIAIKQLSEFKKDEKAFKNFIIATVLYFVNSFLFLFLILGFIIAIIAGSDNSSDEMTSVLVFVSIIGIVLYILGIVSSLFFKKCFNSLSKITNEKMFSTGGNLIFIGSFLTIILVGFIIILIGWIFVTVGFFSLNSNS; encoded by the coding sequence ATGAAAGGAAAAGTGTTAGATTTTAATTTTCAGGAGGGGAAAGGTATAATAAGCGGGGATGACGACAAAAGATACGAATTTGAAATAAAAGAGTGGAAAGAACAGACTCCTCCGCAAAAAAACGATACTGTGGATTTTGAAGTAAATGAAGAAAAAGCACTAAAAATTTATCTGTTGGAAACTCCGGATAAAAAAATAAAAGAAAATATTAAAACATTTGGAGGCAGCGGGGGAGTATTGCTGCTGATAGCCGGATTTTTTTCACCCATTCCACATATAGGGGCGGCTATTTCTTTGCTTGCGAGTGTGGTCGGGTTTATACTGATGGCTATTGCAATCAAGCAGCTTTCCGAATTTAAAAAAGATGAAAAAGCTTTTAAAAATTTTATAATAGCAACAGTGCTTTATTTTGTAAATTCTTTTCTGTTTTTATTTTTGATACTCGGTTTTATTATTGCAATAATTGCCGGAAGCGACAATTCTTCCGATGAAATGACTTCCGTTTTGGTTTTTGTCTCAATAATAGGAATTGTGTTATATATTTTGGGTATAGTTAGTTCGCTGTTTTTTAAAAAATGTTTTAATTCTTTAAGCAAAATAACAAATGAAAAAATGTTTTCAACGGGTGGAAATCTTATTTTTATCGGAAGTTTTTTAACAATAATACTTGTTGGTTTTATAATTATATTAATAGGCTGGATTTTTGTTACCGTGGGATTTTTTTCTTTAAATTCAAACAGTTAA
- a CDS encoding molybdenum cofactor biosynthesis protein MoaE, with amino-acid sequence MVEVFKGGVPVIETLERWYENFKLEGFGAMIPFIGIVRPDKGIDGLSFDLYLPMLNQWFKKWTNLEDAKIMMAHSFGDVMVGETSFLCAVFTKHRREGFKYLEEFVEDFKANAPIWKYDLINGKRVFASDRAKPLPQAGILR; translated from the coding sequence ATGGTTGAGGTTTTTAAAGGCGGTGTTCCCGTAATTGAAACGCTTGAGAGATGGTATGAAAATTTTAAATTGGAAGGTTTTGGCGCAATGATTCCGTTTATCGGCATAGTCAGACCCGATAAAGGGATTGATGGGCTTAGTTTTGATTTATATCTTCCTATGCTGAATCAGTGGTTTAAAAAATGGACAAATTTGGAAGATGCGAAAATAATGATGGCCCACAGTTTTGGTGACGTTATGGTGGGGGAAACAAGCTTTTTGTGTGCGGTTTTTACAAAACACAGGCGTGAGGGCTTTAAATATTTAGAAGAATTTGTAGAAGATTTTAAAGCAAATGCACCAATTTGGAAATATGATTTAATTAATGGGAAAAGGGTTTTTGCAAGCGATAGGGCAAAACCACTGCCACAGGCTGGGATACTTAGATAG
- a CDS encoding agmatine deiminase family protein produces the protein MNYLVPEWEKQSFVQLVFPHKETDWICCLNEALKTFTEIAYAIAQFQKVLICYWDENTIKHLKHKNFIFKKIQNNDTWARDFGAISIKIDNKIKLLDFKFNGWGLEFPSNYDNLISRKIFQIHKSYNFVLEGGSIDTNGEVLLTTSKCLLEENRNYPMSKTEIESFLKSELFVKEVIWLNHGFLEGDDTDSHIDTLARFVNKDTIVYSLCEDKNDIHYNELKKMEKELKKTKFNLIPLPLPSPKIYEGERLPATYVNFLIINNAVLLPVYEDEKDKYVYDLFCEIFPDREIIPINANVLIRQHGSVHCISKEYFNEPEQIIIR, from the coding sequence ATGAATTATTTAGTGCCTGAATGGGAAAAGCAAAGTTTTGTACAACTTGTTTTTCCACATAAAGAAACTGACTGGATATGTTGTTTAAATGAAGCACTAAAGACTTTCACTGAAATTGCGTATGCAATTGCTCAGTTTCAAAAGGTGTTAATCTGCTATTGGGATGAAAATACGATAAAACATTTAAAACATAAAAATTTTATTTTTAAAAAAATTCAAAACAATGACACATGGGCAAGAGATTTTGGAGCTATAAGTATAAAAATAGATAATAAAATTAAACTTCTTGATTTTAAATTTAACGGATGGGGGTTAGAATTTCCAAGTAATTATGATAATTTAATTAGTAGAAAAATTTTTCAAATACACAAAAGTTATAATTTTGTTTTAGAGGGTGGAAGCATAGATACAAACGGGGAAGTTTTACTTACCACATCTAAGTGTCTGCTTGAAGAAAACAGAAATTATCCGATGAGTAAAACTGAGATTGAAAGTTTTTTAAAAAGTGAACTTTTTGTAAAAGAAGTTATTTGGCTTAATCACGGATTTTTGGAAGGGGATGATACAGATTCACATATTGACACTCTTGCAAGATTTGTAAATAAAGATACGATAGTTTACTCTTTATGTGAAGATAAAAATGATATTCACTATAATGAACTTAAAAAAATGGAAAAAGAGCTTAAAAAAACAAAGTTTAATTTAATCCCTCTACCTCTTCCTTCTCCTAAAATATATGAAGGTGAGAGACTTCCTGCAACGTATGTCAATTTTTTAATAATAAACAATGCGGTGCTGCTTCCTGTTTATGAGGATGAAAAAGACAAATATGTTTATGATTTGTTTTGCGAAATTTTTCCGGACAGGGAAATAATTCCTATTAATGCAAATGTGTTAATCAGACAGCATGGAAGTGTTCACTGTATAAGTAAAGAGTATTTTAATGAACCTGAGCAAATTATCATTAGATGA
- a CDS encoding MqnA/MqnD/SBP family protein, which translates to MLKFQKKVNMKIGHINYLNLLPFYQFLKKNNIFMIKGVPSNINQLYKKRKIEAAFISSIRAKNNNVLMRGL; encoded by the coding sequence ATGTTAAAATTTCAAAAAAAGGTCAATATGAAAATCGGTCATATCAATTATTTAAACCTTTTACCATTTTACCAATTTTTGAAAAAAAATAATATATTTATGATAAAGGGCGTTCCTTCAAATATAAATCAATTATATAAAAAAAGAAAAATCGAAGCCGCCTTTATCTCTTCCATCCGGGCAAAAAACAACAATGTTTTGATGCGGGGATTGTAG
- a CDS encoding cupin domain-containing protein, translating into MNIYEIEKLPEIDNELFKTLLKHKNIEIKKIISNTLKTPQTFIQKEDEFVVLLKGCAKIEINGVVKKLKSGDTLFIPANTPHTLLKTKKIAIWLAIHIYNTFK; encoded by the coding sequence ATGAATATTTACGAAATAGAAAAATTACCAGAAATTGACAACGAACTATTTAAAACTTTATTAAAACACAAAAACATTGAAATTAAAAAAATTATCTCAAACACTCTAAAAACACCACAAACTTTTATTCAAAAAGAGGATGAATTTGTGGTTTTACTAAAAGGATGTGCCAAAATAGAAATAAACGGAGTTGTTAAAAAGCTAAAAAGTGGAGATACTTTATTTATTCCTGCAAATACACCGCATACTCTTTTAAAAACCAAAAAAATTGCCATCTGGCTTGCTATTCATATATATAATACTTTTAAATAA
- a CDS encoding APC family permease, translated as MESLLNLMTGGLIIFLAYEGFELIANTAQDVEDPEKTLPKAFYAAVSTTIFIYVLVSIVKVANVSYEDVQKYQDYVLAVAAKPFLGKAGFILIGIAALLSTSSAINATLYGSARVSYLIAKFGELPKNLTKNIWKHGTEGLLIGKYFNCRKSGIFFSFVNLANFKLSKYTDSNPFIPLAGFLVSLVSIITLISYNLKTNPNSLASSFVVLVLTFLFEVAYRFFTDVRLKETVVLKNIKKKFHPPLKTVFLILKFILWVNI; from the coding sequence ATGGAGAGTTTATTAAATTTAATGACAGGCGGTCTTATAATATTTTTAGCTTATGAGGGGTTTGAACTTATCGCAAATACAGCCCAGGATGTGGAAGATCCTGAAAAAACACTTCCAAAAGCCTTTTACGCAGCTGTGTCTACAACTATTTTTATTTACGTTTTAGTCAGTATTGTAAAGGTAGCAAATGTATCTTACGAAGATGTTCAAAAATACCAGGATTATGTCTTGGCTGTGGCGGCCAAACCTTTTTTGGGAAAAGCGGGATTTATATTAATAGGAATTGCCGCACTTCTATCCACTTCTTCCGCTATTAACGCCACATTATACGGGAGTGCCAGGGTCAGTTATCTGATAGCCAAATTTGGGGAACTTCCAAAAAATTTAACTAAAAATATCTGGAAACACGGAACCGAGGGTCTTTTAATCGGAAAATATTTCAATTGCAGGAAGTCTGGGATTTTTTTTTCTTTTGTTAATCTTGCCAATTTTAAACTTTCAAAATACACAGATTCTAATCCTTTTATACCGTTGGCTGGATTTTTAGTTTCTTTAGTTTCTATCATTACTTTAATATCTTATAATTTAAAAACAAATCCTAATTCCCTTGCTTCATCCTTTGTAGTGTTGGTGCTTACTTTTTTGTTTGAGGTCGCTTACAGGTTTTTTACAGACGTGAGGCTTAAAGAAACTGTTGTGCTGAAAAATATAAAGAAAAAATTTCATCCGCCGTTAAAAACAGTGTTTCTGATTCTGAAGTTTATCTTGTGGGTAAATATATGA
- a CDS encoding MoaD/ThiS family protein produces MVKVEFLGPINKKAIEVEVKSLKELREILNKDKNLKKWLENSAVALNDKLINTLEIELKDGDKISILPPVCGG; encoded by the coding sequence ATGGTAAAAGTAGAATTTTTAGGACCAATTAACAAAAAAGCCATAGAAGTGGAAGTTAAGAGTCTAAAAGAATTAAGAGAAATTTTGAATAAAGACAAAAATTTAAAAAAATGGCTTGAAAATTCGGCTGTAGCTTTAAATGATAAATTGATTAATACGCTTGAAATAGAATTAAAAGACGGAGATAAAATATCTATTTTACCCCCTGTTTGCGGTGGGTGA
- a CDS encoding undecaprenyl-diphosphate phosphatase, producing MNIIDSVILGIVEGITEFLPISSTAHLIITSTLLGLKQTLSNVAFEVIIQLGATLAIVMIYLNKINFKEFELWKKVILAFLPLAVIGFLLRHQIKELFTVTTAAWMFIIGGIVFFIVEKLYNEENKIDDVEKVSYKQAFIIGVFQVFALIPGTSRSGATIVGGMLGGLRRKTAADFSFLLAIPTMFAASGYEFVKNISSFKDQNGLILAVGFIISFISAYIAVKWFLKFVEKYTLIPFGVYRIVFGLALIYLIHIGFIA from the coding sequence ATGAATATAATTGACAGTGTTATTTTAGGGATAGTAGAGGGAATAACAGAATTTTTGCCTATTTCTTCTACTGCCCATTTGATTATAACTTCAACCCTTTTAGGATTAAAACAAACTCTTAGCAATGTAGCTTTTGAAGTTATTATTCAATTAGGCGCTACTCTTGCAATTGTTATGATTTATCTAAATAAAATTAATTTTAAAGAATTTGAACTCTGGAAAAAAGTAATTTTAGCTTTTTTACCTCTTGCAGTTATAGGATTTCTTCTTAGACATCAAATAAAAGAGCTTTTTACGGTTACAACTGCAGCCTGGATGTTTATAATAGGCGGGATTGTCTTTTTTATAGTTGAAAAACTGTATAATGAAGAAAATAAAATAGATGATGTTGAAAAAGTTAGCTACAAACAGGCGTTTATAATAGGTGTTTTTCAGGTATTTGCCTTAATTCCGGGCACCAGCAGGAGCGGTGCTACTATTGTAGGCGGAATGCTGGGCGGCCTTAGACGAAAAACGGCGGCGGATTTCAGTTTTTTGCTTGCAATTCCCACAATGTTTGCGGCAAGCGGATATGAATTTGTAAAAAACATCTCTTCTTTTAAAGACCAAAACGGCTTAATTTTGGCTGTTGGATTTATTATAAGTTTTATTTCAGCCTATATTGCCGTTAAATGGTTTTTAAAATTTGTTGAAAAATATACGCTTATTCCCTTTGGAGTTTACAGGATTGTTTTTGGACTGGCTCTGATTTATTTGATTCACATAGGATTTATTGCATGA
- a CDS encoding TM2 domain-containing protein yields the protein MKGKVLDFNLQEGKGVISGDDGKRYEFEIKEWKEQTPPQKNDTVDFEVNEEGRAVGIYYDLENSPSSGEKSKIVAFLLAFFLGGFGIHKFYLGCNKEGIIMLVVFLVGIFLAGIPSFVIAVIAFIESLIYIFKSDKDFEEIYVKNKRCWF from the coding sequence ATGAAAGGAAAAGTGTTAGATTTTAATCTTCAGGAGGGAAAAGGTGTAATAAGCGGAGATGACGGCAAAAGATATGAATTTGAAATAAAAGAGTGGAAAGAACAGACTCCTCCGCAAAAAAACGATACTGTGGATTTTGAAGTAAATGAAGAAGGCAGGGCTGTAGGAATTTATTATGATTTGGAAAATTCTCCTTCATCAGGTGAAAAAAGTAAAATAGTTGCATTTTTATTGGCTTTCTTTTTAGGAGGTTTTGGAATACACAAATTTTATTTGGGATGTAATAAAGAAGGCATAATAATGTTGGTTGTTTTTCTTGTGGGTATTTTTTTAGCGGGAATTCCTTCTTTTGTAATTGCGGTAATTGCATTTATTGAATCATTAATATATATATTTAAATCTGATAAAGATTTTGAAGAAATTTATGTTAAAAATAAACGATGCTGGTTTTAA